From Juglans regia cultivar Chandler chromosome 9, Walnut 2.0, whole genome shotgun sequence:
TGTCAGTGTCCATTGATCGATGGTCTTGTAGAAAATGTTATGACGATGATAATAACATCCTTAATCTATCAAAAGGAATACATACGGACCGACGAGGAACTGCATGGATTGGATCGAGCCCAAAGCTAAGTAACAACGGGCCAGGCCCGTTTGTATTAATAATTCCACTTTCAGGAACCCATGCTGGGCTGCGACAACTACTTCGGATTGGGGCTCTGTGTGCGTATCAGTTAGCTTAACTACTCCTTCATTTGTGTTTGTTTCTTGTAAAATTAGGGGTATTTTCTGGGGTTTCTCATCCATAAATATGAGGGGGTCTTAAAACATTTACTGATCAACACTTATAATACTATTCGGATAATCGTCATGTTTGAGCCTATGAACCATTAATTcatgttctctctcttttactcGAAGTTAACAAGTTTTTCTAACCCTTATTATTAGCCACGATGAGAAACGTCCTTTTAAGTGCGAAATATTAGTTCAGACGTTGATACATCGCATATATGTTatagtttgaactttgaagagacAATCATAATAGTGTACGAGATTGTTAAGGCATATGTGCTACCAGCACGGTGGGAGAATAGTCTAGAAGAATCTGGAACTACTCTACACTAATAGAATGGATGTCAGTGGTCTCAAGGTTGTttgtaaatttcaaatgaaattctATGTAAGTGTCATTTCTGTTTTTCATGCGATATACTGTATAAAAAAGACTTATAAGTCATATTCCTGAATCTCCTCTACTTGCTAACTCTCCTTTCACGTCGTATTCATCCTCTCAACCTGAGTCTCTCACAAATCGTTTCTCCTCTCCTGTCTCAACAATCTCGTTATCTGCTTCGTCTGACTTACCATCCACTTACAGCCATCCACTGCCCTCTAATCCGACCCCCTCACATCTTACGGTCACACGGTCAAAATCAAACATCCACGATCCTCTAATCCAATCCGACGCCACTATTCCCTGGCCAACTCCCAGACCCTCGCTTTCTCTCACCTCTTCTTCCTCCCTTTCTATTCCAAAGGAATCTTTCTCTTATACAGAGGCCTCTACGTATCCTGAGTGGCAAGTAAACATGGCTGCCGAGTTCCAAGCTTTTCTTCAAAACCAAACCTGGATTTTGGTACATTCCTTTTCGAATTTTAACATTCTTGATTCCAATTGGGTGTTAAAAACCAAGCGTAGGTCTAATGGCACTCTTGAATGTCGCAAGGCATGACTTGTGGACAAAGGTTTCCATCAACAACTCGGGCTTGACTACACCAAAACCTTCAGTCTTGTAGTCAAGCTTGTATATTTTAGTCTATGTCGATGATACTATTGTTACTAGTTCAAATAACTTGCTTATTTTTTACTTCATTATTGCACTTCGTTCTTATTTCCCTATCAAAGATCTCGATactttaaactatttttttggGTAATGAGGTCACTAGGAATGCCAATGGTTTGTCTATTTCGCAATCAGAATATATCTCAAATCTGTTATTGCGCACCAATATGCACAGATCTAAGCCTGTCATGACACCTATGTCTTCCACTATTAAACCCTAGCACTCGAAGGTTCATCTTTTGAGGATCCTCAGCTTTGTCGTAGTGTAGTTGGCAGTCTGGCCTTTACTGGGCCAGATATCTCATTTGCTATCAAACGTATATGCTTGGTCTTTACTAGGTCAgtatgtcaattcatgcattatCCACGGCTTCCCCACTGGTAAGCTGTAAAACGTATTCTTTATTATCTTAATCTTACTCAACATTTTTGTCTCCATTTCAGTGCATCTTCTTCACTAATATTATCTGTTTTCTCTAATGTTGACTGGGCTGGTTGCCCTAATGAATGCACGTCCACTAGTAGTTTTTGTATTTACTTTggttttcatcttctttctttgaGATCTAAGCCCCAAGAAACAACCTACAATTGCTTGGTCTTCTACTAAAACCGAATACAAAACAGTAGTTAACACTACTTATGAACTTATTTGGCTGTAATCTCTTTTTAAAGAACTTGGTATATTTCTGAATGATCCACCTACTTTGGAtcaacttgcagatattttcatCAAGCATTTATCCTCCGCTCACTTTTTTCAATTATGATCAAGCCTCACAATTTGCCCTGTAGTGCTTGACTCGCGGGACACTGTTAAGGCAGTTGTGCTACCAGCTCAGCAGGAGAATAGCCCTGGGCGTACTCTACACTAACAAAATGAGTGCAAGTGGTCCAAAGTTGCttgtaaatttcaaatgaaattatcTGTAAATGTCATTTCTGTTTTTCATGTATAAATAAGACTTATGACTTATGAGTCATTGTAAAGGTGTACAGAAATATATGCAAACTTTGAGAATACGAAAATTTTTCACAAACACTTGCTCtgcatttattattttattctcagtAGAAATTAAACAAACTTGACATTCATTGGCAACGAGAACAATGAACTCTAATCCTTGCCCATTTTAGTAAAGCAGCAACAAAGCCCACTCAGTACAACATAAGTACTAACGCCGTCTGATCTACTTTGAATATTTGATGTATCCCACGGAAGAAATATTTACATCTTTGATAAGAGTCCCAAGTAATGGTGCAAGCAAGCACTTGGAAGTATCTTCCTTGTAAATGAAACCTAGACACTTACAGTCCTTATCGCACTTCTTCCTGCATTCCCCAACCTTCATTGGGCCATCGCCATCCTTCAAATACGGGTTCATGAAATGCTCCACCCCCAGAATCTTATAGTAATCTACCTTTGCTGATCTGCTCTTACACGGCCCCAACTTCGGCGGTGCGCAACTCTCACTCCAACCTAAAAGCCCTTTCGGGCTTGGGCACGCGACGCACATCTTCTTGTCACATAATCCATACGCGCCGCACTTGGACGGCAACGCGCATTCTCTGACAAAATAGGACGAAAAGAATGCAAAGCTCTCTTCCCACCTTAAGATACTCACTTTGTTATAGTAAGTCATGGCCTTGAGATTACCATCAGAGCCAAGCCTCAAGAACGAATACGTTGCGTTGTAATTGCGCTGATTTAGAAAGATTTCTTGTGCATTGCCAATAGGACGTACTTGTAGGAGGCGACGCCGGCCAGCCGGTGGTGGTGGAGCATTAGTGTCTTGGTTTGTGGTAAGGACTAGCTGATAGCCGGTAGCGTTTTCATTCTCAGGCACTGCATTAAAGGTTACAGTACTGCCATAGTCACTGCCTATCCATCCCCCATATGTAAGAAGCTGACCCGAGTTGTTTAGAAACATGGTGAGCCCATTGTGGTCAAGAACAATACTATATGGCCCGTCCGAGGGGTCCATGTCGGATTTCCGGCTAACGAGCTTGTTCCGGCCGTTGATTCTTAGAGACTGTCCGATTAGAAGAGTATCAGTAGGATAATCGAAGCTTTGCCATATAAATCTTCTGTTCTTGTCGTGAAGCACCAAGTTCCCATTAGGGAGTAACTCGAAGCCAGTGACGCCCTTATTGGCGGTGTTGGTTTGCCACGCCACACGTCCATCTACGTCGGCGAGCACCATGTTTCCATCCCTCCCGAAAGAGAGTGTGGCGTTTTCGCGAACCGGATGGTTGCGGTTGGCATCCCAGACCCACCGCATTAAGCTTTCGTCGCGTTGAATACCGGCTCTAATGGCTAATATGTAGGCATCTGGGGTGGTGTTGTAGAAGCAGAGCCGGAAGGGGACGGTAAAGAAGCTGTAAGCCTCAGTTTGAAATGTACGGTAGCTTGCGTCGTATTCGATAATATACCATCCAAACTCACCTTGGTTTATGATTTTGAAGGTTTGGTTTGCAGGGACTTGCCCATGAGTGGCAAAGGCCAAGAAGCCAATTATGAGCAAGAAGCGAATTGGGAGAAAGCTGGGAGAAAGAGTGGCCATCTTAGTCAATTTGTTGATCAGCTAgcatatatgcatacatatatataaagatttttaGTGTAGTTGTTTTCTAAGAGGGTAGGTGTGTCTGATAAAATATGAATTAATGCATGAGGAGACATTATTTCAATTAGCTGTGCAGCATCATGCAatatggtacgtacgtacgaacAGATCAGTCCATTAATTTGCATCGGACCATGTCAATTTAAAGCTTACCaaccaaattaaatatatatatatatatatatatatatatatagatcagatTGAGTTAGGTGATGAAAGTACTCGATCAAGTCCATGGCAATCAGGTTCAAAATTACCACGTGGAGTACGCACTCTTTTAAGTGGGATCCGAACTGATTAAAGCCGTCCTTATAATAATGTCGTCTATAAAAACAGAATTATAGCGAAAAATCTAAAGATAGATCTGaaatattcaatatttaataCGGTCTTGGCCTGGTGATCGCctcccaaactttttaacaatgAGGTGCCATGTGCATTCTTCAATGAGACTTACACGCcagtctagctagctagctgtcaTGTTTGAAATATTAAACAACGAATTCaactagttttttcttttttttttttagctgaGCTTGTGAATAGATTCATTTATGTGAATTAACACTTAGTAGGAATGGACCAATTAATTCAGTTCCCTTGTGGCAAGTGGACCAAGTGGTACACGgatattctttttcttgtaaTTATTACAAGTTTTGTGATTATCCATCTGgtagatttttttcctttttatttattttttttaaattattctcataaattattattcactatctcaaatattatattttataaaaaaatatctttatattttataaaaaatctctcatattttataaaaaaattataaatataaaatatgagaataaataataattattatatagtaaattttttttttatacaaaactttaaaatatatatatatatatacgaaaaaaatacaaaaagaaaagccGACACAAAACATGAGGATGTccaattttttacattttgagaCGGCTAGTCAGCCAACCATCAAAAAAGGCTTGGCCGCCTGGGGACACGTATAATAAGGTGGATACAGCTAGCTGTATATGGAAACAATCATATCCATTACCGGCCGGTCCCTCAATCTTCAAAGACGCCAAAACAGACCGTGTCACAAATGACATTACAGTACTGCTtcccaccatcttcctacctaGATCGAATCATTCTCACGTTATCCAGTTTTCAGTCAAACTCCACGATCCGTCGATACCATTTGAGCCTTATCTGAGTGCTGATCTTGTGATCTGTTATTATAGGATTAATGTTATATaccatatttttgttattattaaataatattttattagatagttatgtattatttaataattataaattatcacatcttataaaataaaataaaataatagtgagGTGTAAACAATTTGTCTTATTTCCCGGACGTGAAGCATAATTAATGGGAATGTATATTGATGCCAAGCTCCGGATAAGTTTGGCTTTATCCTTTCCTTGCAAGTTGGGCTGCTTAAAGTTATCGTTCCTGGATAAGGTGTACGGTCCTCTATTAATTTGACTGTACTATCCTTTACTGCACTGCCTTTACTTCAAACattagtcataaaaaaaaaattacaaaaattaatattaaactgtTTTGACTATTGAATTGAATGTCTAAAGTGACTGCGTCGGCTGCTTTAGCCATCATTAGAAGTATTTCTGTAGCTGAGACTGCTCTACCAAAAAGATTcgatcatttatttattttataaataacatcTCTTTAATTATACTCCTTTTATGTCATACACGTTACTAAGAACatttttttagcctttttttggttggttgtgATCAGCAATATTAACATAGAGTAATGCTGAAGTATGCGAATCTTaagcattttatttaaaaaattaatgggattgactataatttatttaaaatgaatgtttGGGACTTACAAACttatatatcttaaaactatataaattatttcatattaatatatgaagatcATCTGTAAGTTTGCATATATAATTGTGAGGTTAaaaacatttttccttttttacttTAATAACTTGTAATAATTTGTTAGAACAACACATCTCCAATGTTTCACaaacttcttttgtttttttttttgttaacaatGAAATCACAGGAAAACATCCATTGAAAACAATTTCTTCCACAAAGCTGTGGGTTCAAGATAGAATGAAGATCATACTTATGTTTTATGATGGCTTGCGACAAATGGCCAAGCATATAagaaagtcatgattttataacCCAATGATATCTTTTAGAACAATATCATGTACTTAACTCATACTTTAACTCAGTTAGAGGTTGAGTGCTACAATTAATTCCTAGATTCTGATTAATTAATTGGCTTTTTAAGAAATCGTATCTTAACCTCTtctaaatttaggaaaaatgGGTCCAATCATTCTTTATTGGTACagtgatttaaaaaacaaaaaatatatccgCTATGACctatttaaatatagaaatagtttaatcttatatcatcttattattataatttttttaaatttttatataaaatataataaataataaataatattaataatattaaaaataatattttaataatattttatcttaactttaaattttaatatttgtctcactatccaaaccataaTTATATCTTAGACAATTATTTCCCGATCTTGTTTAGTGTCATGCACAAAAGTGCTGTcaaagttttgataaatttggaATGTTTGACCGGGAAAAAAAATTCGTAAAATCTCTTTAATTTGGGTCTT
This genomic window contains:
- the LOC109005809 gene encoding EP1-like glycoprotein 2 → MATLSPSFLPIRFLLIIGFLAFATHGQVPANQTFKIINQGEFGWYIIEYDASYRTFQTEAYSFFTVPFRLCFYNTTPDAYILAIRAGIQRDESLMRWVWDANRNHPVRENATLSFGRDGNMVLADVDGRVAWQTNTANKGVTGFELLPNGNLVLHDKNRRFIWQSFDYPTDTLLIGQSLRINGRNKLVSRKSDMDPSDGPYSIVLDHNGLTMFLNNSGQLLTYGGWIGSDYGSTVTFNAVPENENATGYQLVLTTNQDTNAPPPPAGRRRLLQVRPIGNAQEIFLNQRNYNATYSFLRLGSDGNLKAMTYYNKVSILRWEESFAFFSSYFVRECALPSKCGAYGLCDKKMCVACPSPKGLLGWSESCAPPKLGPCKSRSAKVDYYKILGVEHFMNPYLKDGDGPMKVGECRKKCDKDCKCLGFIYKEDTSKCLLAPLLGTLIKDVNISSVGYIKYSK